In a genomic window of Methanosarcina horonobensis HB-1 = JCM 15518:
- a CDS encoding Hsp20/alpha crystallin family protein — MRVNIMADVLRLSPVISAYPDDKFENLLIEVILPGIEKKDISFKMDENSFYVKASKEGVDYLDSYSICCPVNPEKAAAKYSNGVLKVTVPYQQTLEKLVDVKID; from the coding sequence GTGAGGGTAAATATTATGGCAGACGTTTTGAGATTATCACCGGTAATCAGCGCATATCCAGACGACAAATTTGAAAACCTTCTAATTGAGGTAATTCTTCCAGGAATCGAAAAGAAAGATATTTCTTTCAAAATGGACGAAAATAGCTTTTATGTAAAGGCCAGTAAAGAGGGAGTTGACTATCTGGACAGTTATTCAATCTGCTGTCCTGTAAATCCTGAAAAGGCAGCTGCTAAATACTCAAACGGTGTGCTTAAAGTCACAGTACCGTATCAACAGACTTTAGAAAAATTAGTAGATGTGAAAATAGATTAA
- a CDS encoding LytS/YhcK type 5TM receptor domain-containing protein, translating into MPVLLDMLFFLGPCLILAVHMSVDSYADLLISGASSRYRMLWVIGVALVYKYCLIEGLSRYTISKGEDIFRGFRHIPGPQNWEVIFIMCIYTLELLGFGGIAFFAGTFLVQLLPGLFSVKLMAIFSLILAGLFLYKCPYSFFEAIVSFFACLIIIGTLYTLLGTGISFVDLSSDLAPVLKKEQLITIMGLLGAAGSSLSLLFYSTWLREKIGTMHGEAYFSWNFRNVRISQGIAFLLTGIFSFAFMTIGLSSSSSIDFFNGIYLSLRKLPYGVPVFVLTSYVIFIALILTGIDGRARAIASIVRGTGISFRDEKTLYRRIISGLVILLAFIIIFGEPGSILTWVSALASIMFAFIGFMVVYLDFKLPAYARGSKLWRFLMVSGSFLFLLVALLKEEQLLLFGVPLMERVTVVAFAIYLFSSSKNMRLALERGFSMADRALIVIVFGTLSIYGTTQAVLFNGAYINFRDLGPMLAGLIGGPVIGGLSGLIGGLYRYSLGGWTALPCAVATILAGVLAGYAAICWKGRLDYQRLIGLGVFVEAIHLLVIFPLLVYPAPLEDILSLIRSFLLPMILTNVFGLALFLYILKEQSFFLENKFVSRLQGAGDLKVSLQTLTVLISVLILLILEGSFMTTGIQLIERFAVVAFFLYILSGTATVKKSLKGSLNLKEKSLMALDFGFLSVYGTLQAVRVGEILVNFRDLGPMLAGLLCGPFAGAAAGLMGGSVRYMQGGWTALPCAVASVAAGLLAGVLSNKWGKKFSYARFVFLGVFIESLHLFVLFPFLTYPAPLSDILEVIRSSYLPMTVINVLGLLFFLYVIQELNPVDTGNLKLTGEVNAEKTETSALIKPLAVSVLLFLAAANDGYLLNVAVPLLERVLVVAFSLYLLSRTDTLCEAVAGRLSGSSRIWLVMSFGLLSVYGTMRAVPVDGILVNFRDLGPMLAGLLGGPLIGGLTGLIGGIYRLSQGGWTAVPCAVATIVAGLVAGGFSIFWKRKLNYLKAIFLGILVECLHLLVIFPLLVYPAPMEDITSVIRNSLPSMLLVNVLGLVLFMYILREQGFDT; encoded by the coding sequence GTGCCTGTTCTGTTAGACATGCTGTTTTTCTTAGGACCGTGCTTGATTCTTGCCGTCCATATGAGTGTTGACAGTTATGCGGATCTTTTGATTTCAGGGGCATCTTCCAGATACAGAATGCTCTGGGTTATCGGAGTAGCTCTGGTCTACAAATACTGTCTCATAGAAGGCCTTTCCAGGTATACCATTTCAAAGGGAGAAGATATTTTCAGGGGTTTCCGACACATTCCTGGTCCCCAAAACTGGGAAGTAATCTTTATTATGTGCATCTACACACTCGAACTGCTAGGTTTCGGAGGTATTGCCTTTTTTGCCGGAACTTTTCTAGTTCAGCTTTTACCCGGACTTTTTTCCGTAAAACTGATGGCGATTTTTTCTCTTATCTTGGCAGGCCTATTTCTATACAAGTGTCCATATTCTTTTTTTGAAGCTATTGTATCCTTTTTTGCATGCCTGATAATAATCGGGACTCTTTATACCTTACTCGGGACCGGAATTTCTTTCGTAGATCTGTCCAGTGACCTTGCTCCTGTTCTTAAAAAAGAGCAGCTCATTACGATTATGGGGCTGCTGGGGGCGGCAGGTTCAAGTCTTTCTCTCCTGTTCTATTCCACCTGGCTTCGGGAAAAGATCGGGACAATGCATGGGGAAGCTTATTTTTCCTGGAATTTTCGAAATGTAAGGATCAGTCAGGGGATAGCCTTCTTGCTGACAGGGATCTTTTCCTTTGCCTTCATGACTATCGGACTTTCTTCAAGCTCAAGCATTGATTTCTTCAATGGGATTTATCTTTCACTCCGCAAATTGCCTTATGGAGTTCCTGTATTCGTTTTAACTTCATATGTTATCTTCATCGCCCTTATCCTTACAGGAATCGACGGAAGGGCTCGCGCAATTGCTTCTATAGTCAGAGGAACAGGAATAAGCTTCCGGGACGAAAAAACTCTCTACAGGAGGATAATTTCCGGGCTTGTAATTCTTCTTGCTTTTATAATCATCTTCGGCGAACCCGGCAGTATCCTCACATGGGTTTCTGCACTCGCATCAATAATGTTTGCATTCATCGGTTTTATGGTAGTTTATCTTGACTTCAAGCTCCCTGCATATGCAAGGGGGTCAAAGTTATGGCGTTTCCTAATGGTTTCAGGCAGCTTTTTGTTCCTTCTTGTAGCACTCCTGAAAGAAGAACAGCTTCTGCTTTTCGGGGTCCCTTTAATGGAAAGGGTTACGGTGGTCGCCTTTGCTATATATCTGTTCAGTAGCTCAAAAAACATGAGGTTAGCCCTTGAACGCGGTTTTTCAATGGCTGACAGAGCCCTGATCGTGATAGTTTTCGGCACTCTTTCCATTTACGGAACCACCCAGGCAGTTCTCTTTAACGGGGCGTATATCAACTTCAGGGATCTCGGACCCATGCTGGCAGGGCTAATAGGGGGACCCGTAATCGGTGGCCTCTCTGGATTGATAGGAGGGCTCTACCGCTATTCTCTGGGAGGCTGGACAGCCCTTCCATGTGCGGTTGCAACAATTCTGGCAGGCGTCCTGGCAGGCTATGCCGCAATTTGCTGGAAGGGCAGGCTGGACTATCAAAGGCTTATAGGGCTTGGTGTGTTTGTGGAAGCTATCCATCTCCTGGTGATTTTTCCTCTCCTTGTATATCCCGCACCCCTTGAGGATATTCTCAGCCTGATCAGGAGTTTCCTGCTGCCCATGATTCTCACAAATGTGTTCGGATTGGCTCTCTTCCTGTATATTCTAAAGGAACAGAGCTTTTTCCTTGAAAACAAATTCGTTTCGCGCTTGCAGGGAGCCGGGGACCTGAAAGTATCGCTGCAGACTTTAACCGTCCTGATATCCGTGCTCATACTTCTAATTTTAGAGGGGAGTTTCATGACAACCGGCATCCAGCTGATCGAACGCTTTGCGGTTGTGGCCTTTTTCCTCTACATACTCTCCGGAACTGCCACGGTAAAAAAATCGCTCAAAGGCAGCCTGAACCTTAAGGAGAAGAGCCTGATGGCACTGGATTTTGGTTTCCTCTCGGTCTACGGAACACTTCAGGCTGTTCGGGTAGGAGAGATTCTTGTCAATTTCCGGGACCTCGGGCCAATGCTGGCAGGTCTGCTCTGCGGGCCCTTTGCAGGGGCAGCTGCCGGACTAATGGGCGGCTCTGTTCGCTATATGCAGGGAGGCTGGACAGCTCTTCCATGTGCAGTGGCAAGTGTTGCTGCAGGTCTCCTGGCCGGAGTACTTTCAAATAAATGGGGGAAAAAATTTAGTTACGCCCGGTTTGTTTTTCTTGGAGTTTTTATCGAAAGTCTGCACTTATTCGTACTGTTCCCGTTTCTTACATATCCTGCGCCTCTTTCTGATATTCTGGAAGTTATCCGCAGTTCCTACCTGCCTATGACCGTGATAAACGTGCTGGGACTTTTATTTTTCCTCTATGTGATCCAGGAACTTAACCCGGTTGACACCGGAAACTTAAAGCTCACAGGTGAGGTTAACGCTGAAAAGACGGAAACTTCGGCTCTCATAAAGCCGCTTGCAGTTTCTGTACTTCTTTTCCTTGCTGCTGCCAATGACGGCTATCTGCTTAATGTTGCTGTCCCGCTGCTTGAAAGGGTGCTTGTGGTTGCCTTTTCTCTGTACCTTCTCAGCCGTACTGATACTCTGTGTGAAGCGGTTGCAGGAAGGCTTTCAGGAAGCAGCAGGATATGGCTGGTGATGAGCTTCGGCCTGCTTTCTGTCTATGGCACGATGCGAGCTGTCCCGGTGGACGGGATTCTGGTTAATTTCCGGGATCTGGGTCCCATGCTTGCAGGGCTTCTGGGAGGTCCTTTAATCGGGGGGCTTACAGGACTCATAGGCGGCATCTACCGTTTAAGTCAGGGAGGGTGGACTGCTGTCCCCTGCGCAGTTGCCACAATTGTCGCAGGACTTGTTGCAGGAGGCTTTTCTATTTTCTGGAAACGAAAACTTAACTACCTTAAAGCTATTTTTTTAGGAATTCTGGTCGAATGCCTTCATCTTCTGGTCATTTTCCCGCTTCTAGTCTATCCTGCTCCTATGGAGGATATCACCAGTGTTATACGAAATAGCCTTCCTTCCATGCTCCTGGTAAACGTGCTTGGTCTGGTCCTTTTTATGTATATCTTAAGGGAACAGGGATTTGATACCTGA
- a CDS encoding MASE3 domain-containing protein — MKLGLFLVISGILYSISLENYLLFRIAVNLFNVIIAYMVFIIVWKSKTVSENRYLTFIGTALFFIACLGFLRAFAYEEMNVFPGYGANLPVQLWIAIRYLVSISFFVAPLFFIRRSGSEKDDLKTVENSQFAQKVFLIYTVITAVLLLSIFKYRNFPDCYIEGSGLTEFKIFSEYLISLLFLGSVVFLYRKRDRFEKHVFRILIATIVASILAELALIHYTNTEELLNFIGQTFNALSFYLIYIAIVETGFDEPCSLLFRELKFREEALRRETDFLKDDRGRIYRMLGVEKCMPESKTSTEKLQDRREQYKTEQYKTDQYKTEQYSSFLRDMQGVIAFRLDEKGALVFMDGDVREITGYSKEDFISKKVKWTEIVLPEYRQLILENLKKMELDPNSSPELEYRIRKKDENIVWVREIIHVIPGKSGISGKFQGFVRDITQHKKAEEALAKNEEARIKEIHHRIKNNLQVISSLLSLQADKLNERKTFQSSEVFEAFRESQNRVVSMALIHEELYHGKNMETLEFSAYLRRLTSDLLASYSVKSESINLKLELEQVYLGMDTSVPLGILVNELISNALKHAFPEGKGGEIRVNLFRSGNDRAESKISGFKEESEQQFTLVIADNGKGIPEELDFRNTDSLGLQLVNILVEQIEGSIELKRDSGTEFQITFRKP, encoded by the coding sequence ATGAAACTGGGGCTGTTCCTGGTCATATCAGGCATTCTCTACTCGATCAGTCTTGAGAATTATCTGCTTTTCCGTATCGCTGTAAATCTTTTTAATGTTATAATTGCCTACATGGTTTTCATAATAGTATGGAAATCAAAGACAGTTTCGGAGAACAGGTATCTTACATTTATCGGGACTGCGCTCTTCTTCATAGCTTGTCTTGGTTTTTTACGTGCCTTTGCATATGAGGAAATGAATGTATTTCCCGGATACGGTGCAAATCTTCCTGTACAGTTATGGATAGCCATAAGGTATCTGGTAAGTATCTCCTTCTTTGTGGCTCCATTGTTTTTTATACGGCGCTCAGGTAGCGAAAAAGATGATTTGAAAACTGTCGAAAACAGCCAGTTTGCCCAGAAGGTGTTCCTTATATATACTGTAATTACGGCTGTTCTCCTTCTCTCAATCTTCAAGTACAGAAATTTTCCGGACTGCTACATCGAGGGCTCCGGACTAACTGAGTTTAAAATCTTCAGTGAGTATTTAATCTCTTTATTATTTCTTGGATCAGTGGTTTTCCTATATAGGAAGAGAGACAGATTTGAGAAACACGTTTTTAGAATACTTATAGCAACCATAGTAGCGTCTATCTTAGCGGAACTTGCCCTTATTCACTACACAAACACAGAGGAACTTTTGAACTTTATCGGACAGACTTTTAATGCCCTTTCTTTCTACCTTATTTATATCGCAATCGTGGAAACAGGCTTTGATGAGCCCTGTAGCCTTCTTTTCAGGGAACTTAAGTTCAGGGAAGAAGCCCTGAGGAGAGAGACTGACTTCCTGAAGGATGACCGGGGAAGAATTTACAGGATGCTTGGAGTGGAAAAATGCATGCCTGAGAGTAAAACCTCAACTGAAAAGCTACAGGATAGAAGAGAACAATACAAAACCGAGCAATACAAAACCGATCAGTACAAAACAGAACAATACAGCTCTTTCTTACGGGACATGCAGGGGGTGATAGCGTTCAGGCTTGATGAGAAAGGTGCTCTGGTGTTTATGGACGGAGATGTGAGGGAGATTACAGGCTACAGTAAAGAAGACTTCATTTCTAAAAAAGTGAAATGGACTGAAATAGTTCTACCCGAATACCGTCAATTAATTCTTGAAAACCTGAAAAAGATGGAATTAGACCCCAATTCCTCTCCGGAGCTGGAATATCGGATAAGGAAAAAGGATGAGAACATAGTGTGGGTCAGGGAAATCATACATGTTATTCCTGGAAAATCCGGCATCTCAGGAAAATTCCAGGGCTTTGTTCGTGACATCACTCAACATAAAAAAGCAGAAGAAGCTCTCGCCAAAAATGAAGAAGCCCGTATAAAAGAGATCCATCATAGAATTAAAAATAACCTGCAGGTTATCTCTTCACTACTCAGCCTTCAGGCGGATAAACTCAATGAGAGGAAAACCTTCCAGTCTTCAGAAGTCTTTGAAGCTTTCAGGGAAAGCCAGAACCGCGTAGTTTCCATGGCTCTGATTCACGAAGAACTGTATCATGGAAAGAATATGGAAACGCTTGAGTTTTCGGCTTACCTCCGGAGGCTGACTTCGGACCTTCTCGCATCCTACAGTGTCAAAAGTGAGAGTATCAACCTGAAACTGGAGCTTGAACAGGTTTACCTGGGAATGGACACTTCAGTTCCTCTGGGTATCCTTGTAAATGAACTGATTTCAAATGCTCTGAAACACGCTTTTCCGGAAGGCAAAGGAGGCGAAATCCGTGTAAATCTCTTCAGGTCAGGTAATGATAGGGCAGAAAGTAAAATATCCGGCTTCAAAGAAGAAAGTGAACAGCAATTTACGCTGGTTATAGCAGATAATGGAAAAGGTATTCCCGAAGAGCTTGATTTCAGAAATACGGACTCTCTTGGACTTCAGCTTGTAAATATTCTCGTGGAACAGATTGAAGGCTCTATCGAGCTTAAAAGAGATTCCGGAACGGAATTCCAGATCACGTTCAGGAAACCATAA
- a CDS encoding ABC transporter substrate-binding protein yields MNRNFKFILIICMLFAVIGASACIGEDKEGTAQGAGSGGSSQELVVGLGSDVSSWYLDTFAAGDARFVWSQVYETLVRLDSDLNITQGLAESWQTPDNGKTWIFHLRENVTFHDGTPFDADSVVFSYSNQSYVRQAVLKPVQSVEAIDNYTVKFVLAKPMPLPYYLTHVAWPVMGPGCLDSEGNFVKPVGTGPFKFETQTKDQEIVLTRNEAYWGEKSLLDKVTFKVVPEAATRVIALETGEVDMIIKVPEYDVKRLEAEEGIQIHRKLTTFTDFLQFNCDKSPFNDTRVRQSIAYAIDTESLVNEVLEGIGEPAGGRPYSPVMMYSDPDLETYTQDLDKAKALLEEAGWKDSDGDGIRDKDGKSLHVTLVVSKGVWAARHNPMAQVVQGTLREIGMNLEIQVLDEGAINKLESTGDFGMILRSGYFVWGPYPKHFFVHHSASPYSHYHNETYDQLVNEADMTVDVQEQEELYHSLQAFVIEEVPAYYLVHEEKVVATGSSVKGYTISSEDPWLNLSGVYLERK; encoded by the coding sequence ATGAACCGGAACTTCAAGTTCATTCTGATCATCTGTATGTTGTTTGCAGTAATAGGAGCAAGTGCCTGTATAGGCGAAGATAAGGAAGGAACTGCTCAGGGTGCAGGCTCCGGGGGAAGTTCCCAGGAGCTTGTCGTGGGCCTAGGTTCGGACGTCAGCAGCTGGTATCTTGACACATTTGCAGCTGGTGACGCACGTTTTGTCTGGTCTCAGGTCTATGAAACCCTTGTAAGGCTTGACTCGGACCTTAACATTACCCAAGGGCTTGCAGAGTCCTGGCAAACCCCTGATAACGGCAAGACCTGGATCTTTCACCTGCGCGAAAACGTGACTTTCCATGACGGGACACCTTTTGATGCGGACTCGGTTGTTTTCTCTTATTCAAACCAGTCCTACGTAAGGCAGGCAGTTTTAAAGCCGGTTCAGAGCGTGGAAGCCATTGATAATTATACTGTGAAATTTGTCCTTGCAAAACCCATGCCTCTGCCTTACTACCTTACCCATGTAGCCTGGCCTGTGATGGGTCCTGGATGCCTTGATTCTGAAGGAAATTTTGTCAAACCGGTAGGTACCGGACCTTTCAAATTTGAAACCCAGACAAAAGACCAGGAGATAGTGCTCACAAGAAACGAAGCTTACTGGGGAGAAAAATCGCTGCTTGATAAGGTTACTTTCAAGGTTGTCCCTGAAGCTGCTACCAGGGTAATTGCCCTTGAGACCGGGGAGGTGGATATGATAATCAAGGTCCCCGAATACGATGTTAAAAGGCTCGAAGCCGAAGAAGGCATCCAGATTCACAGGAAACTTACGACATTTACAGACTTCCTGCAGTTCAACTGCGACAAATCTCCCTTTAATGACACCAGGGTACGCCAGAGTATTGCTTATGCTATCGATACCGAATCCCTGGTAAACGAAGTACTTGAAGGCATAGGTGAACCTGCAGGCGGAAGGCCATATTCCCCTGTGATGATGTATTCTGACCCGGACCTTGAAACATATACTCAAGACCTCGATAAAGCAAAAGCTCTCCTTGAGGAAGCCGGGTGGAAAGACTCTGACGGGGACGGGATAAGGGACAAAGACGGAAAATCACTGCATGTAACTCTGGTGGTAAGTAAGGGAGTCTGGGCAGCCAGGCATAACCCCATGGCTCAGGTTGTGCAGGGAACCCTCAGGGAAATAGGAATGAACTTGGAAATCCAGGTGCTTGACGAAGGAGCCATAAACAAACTCGAAAGCACAGGGGACTTTGGCATGATACTCAGAAGCGGCTATTTCGTCTGGGGACCCTACCCGAAGCATTTCTTTGTGCACCATTCCGCAAGCCCGTACTCTCACTACCACAATGAAACCTATGACCAGCTCGTAAATGAAGCTGATATGACTGTTGATGTACAGGAGCAGGAAGAACTCTATCATTCCCTGCAGGCCTTTGTGATAGAAGAAGTTCCGGCTTATTACCTTGTGCATGAGGAAAAGGTCGTTGCAACCGGTTCTTCGGTAAAAGGCTATACTATAAGTTCCGAAGACCCCTGGCTGAACCTTTCAGGGGTCTACCTGGAAAGGAAGTAA
- a CDS encoding ABC transporter ATP-binding protein produces the protein MSSPILSIENLNVSFKTSKGIVKANEDVSLQIREGEILGLIGETGCGKTTLGKAILRLLSGKAKLEGKIMYRDKDLLTLPEKEMRLLRGKEIGIILQNPSACLNPVLSTGKQIAEIYRYHEIMGKKEAEKKAGEMLELVGISSSRGCDYPHQFSGGMLQRVMVAIGLAIRPGLLIADEPTKGLDPDTKLQIAELIVGLVRKENASMLLITHDLELAGRLADRISVMYAGEIVEMGMAEEIISSPKHPYTLDLLRSLPGKGFGTVSGHPPSLVSPPSGCRYHQRCRFRFEACSLAHPALRELEGERFIRCLLSEKGRRKETAAQPLLTLQPVLRCSEEGIWRC, from the coding sequence GTGAGTTCTCCCATTCTATCAATAGAAAACCTGAATGTTTCTTTCAAAACCTCAAAAGGCATTGTAAAAGCCAATGAGGATGTCTCCCTTCAGATCAGGGAAGGAGAAATTCTGGGACTTATCGGGGAAACCGGCTGTGGAAAAACCACGCTTGGAAAAGCTATTTTAAGACTGCTCTCAGGTAAGGCAAAACTCGAAGGAAAAATTATGTACAGAGATAAAGATCTCCTCACCCTGCCTGAGAAGGAAATGAGGCTTCTCAGGGGAAAGGAGATCGGAATTATTCTCCAGAACCCTTCAGCCTGCCTCAATCCTGTCCTTTCTACAGGAAAGCAGATTGCAGAAATCTACCGCTACCACGAAATCATGGGAAAAAAGGAAGCCGAAAAAAAAGCCGGAGAAATGCTCGAGCTCGTAGGAATAAGCTCTTCTCGGGGGTGTGACTATCCCCACCAGTTCAGCGGCGGGATGCTGCAGAGAGTTATGGTCGCAATAGGGCTTGCCATCAGACCCGGACTCCTGATCGCGGACGAACCTACAAAGGGACTTGATCCGGATACGAAATTGCAGATTGCAGAACTGATTGTTGGGCTTGTCCGCAAAGAAAACGCTTCTATGCTCCTTATCACACATGACCTGGAACTTGCCGGCAGGCTTGCAGACAGGATTTCAGTCATGTACGCCGGAGAAATCGTTGAAATGGGAATGGCAGAAGAGATCATTTCTAGCCCCAAACACCCTTACACTCTTGACCTCCTGCGCTCACTTCCCGGAAAGGGATTCGGAACCGTTTCAGGCCACCCGCCCAGCCTTGTCTCCCCTCCTTCAGGGTGCAGGTACCATCAGCGCTGCCGTTTCCGGTTTGAGGCTTGTTCATTAGCCCATCCGGCACTTCGAGAACTTGAGGGAGAGCGCTTTATCCGCTGCCTTCTCTCAGAGAAGGGCAGGAGAAAGGAAACTGCAGCACAGCCGCTTCTTACCTTACAGCCTGTTCTAAGGTGTTCAGAGGAGGGAATATGGCGCTGTTGA
- the nikC gene encoding nickel ABC transporter permease subunit NikC, with product MTDVIEKTEITEKAYLAEKRPDLEEFGKNKLAVSGLMLIAVLCILALFAPEIAPHDPFAQKLDRRLLSPSSEYPFGTDELGRCIFSRVIYGTRISLGIGLLVVAVTSVAGTAIGLTSGYRGGLLDEVLMRGVDIVMAFPNIILALLIAGLLGPGFSSVVLALAFTQWPAYARLVRGQALSLRKRAFVEAARALRPSGFYIMRKHILPNCMEPIIVLGTLEIAHVIIFASALSFLGLGIQPPVPEWGSMLKAGIPYLRTAPHLTFFPGLMIIFTVFAFNFAGDGLRDSLGQPADQEVLAR from the coding sequence ATGACAGACGTGATTGAAAAAACAGAGATTACCGAAAAAGCGTACCTGGCCGAAAAAAGACCGGATTTGGAGGAATTCGGGAAAAACAAACTTGCGGTTTCAGGTCTCATGCTTATCGCCGTCCTCTGCATTCTGGCACTATTTGCTCCTGAAATAGCCCCTCACGATCCCTTTGCCCAGAAACTTGACCGCAGGCTTCTGTCTCCTTCTTCCGAATATCCTTTCGGGACCGATGAGCTTGGGCGCTGCATTTTTTCAAGGGTCATTTACGGCACTCGCATTTCTCTTGGAATAGGACTTCTTGTAGTTGCAGTAACATCCGTTGCAGGCACAGCCATAGGGCTGACTTCAGGGTACAGGGGAGGTTTGCTCGATGAAGTCCTGATGAGAGGAGTGGACATCGTGATGGCTTTTCCAAATATCATCCTCGCCCTTTTGATTGCAGGACTGCTTGGTCCGGGTTTTTCAAGTGTTGTCCTTGCCCTTGCCTTTACCCAGTGGCCTGCTTATGCCAGGCTTGTACGCGGGCAGGCTCTCTCCCTCAGGAAGAGGGCTTTTGTGGAGGCCGCAAGGGCTCTCAGGCCTTCCGGCTTCTACATTATGCGAAAACATATTCTTCCAAACTGCATGGAACCCATAATTGTGCTTGGGACACTTGAGATTGCGCACGTTATAATCTTTGCTTCAGCTCTGAGTTTTCTCGGGCTCGGAATCCAGCCACCTGTTCCGGAATGGGGTTCCATGCTCAAAGCCGGGATTCCCTACCTTCGTACAGCTCCTCATCTCACCTTTTTCCCGGGTCTGATGATCATATTCACAGTCTTTGCATTCAATTTTGCAGGAGACGGCTTGAGGGACAGCCTCGGGCAGCCCGCGGATCAGGAGGTGCTCGCAAGGTGA
- a CDS encoding ATP-binding cassette domain-containing protein, giving the protein MALLKVENLKKYYYSGLFKKEIHRAVDGVSFDIGRGETLGLVGKSGCGKSTLGRTVLKLLDPTSGSIFFDGQDISGLKGSDLKNLGTRMQIIFQNPESCLNPRMRIYDAIAEPLRLHRLFERDEERGRIQELIEAVSLSEELLFRYPRELSGGQLQRVAIARVLGMKPEFIVADEPTSMLDPLVQAQILFLLKKLQTEYRISFLFISHDMRVVEWMSDKVALMEGGKIIGFR; this is encoded by the coding sequence ATGGCGCTGTTGAAGGTAGAAAACCTGAAAAAGTACTATTATTCAGGGCTGTTCAAAAAAGAGATTCACAGGGCGGTTGATGGGGTCAGTTTTGATATCGGACGAGGAGAAACCCTGGGGCTTGTCGGAAAAAGCGGCTGTGGAAAATCTACCCTCGGAAGAACAGTTTTAAAGCTGCTGGATCCCACTTCTGGTAGTATCTTTTTTGACGGGCAGGACATCTCAGGCCTCAAAGGCAGTGACCTGAAAAACCTGGGAACAAGAATGCAGATTATTTTCCAGAACCCGGAATCCTGCCTGAATCCGAGGATGAGGATTTACGATGCAATTGCTGAGCCCCTGAGGCTTCACAGGCTCTTTGAAAGGGATGAAGAGCGAGGACGGATTCAGGAACTCATCGAGGCTGTTTCACTGAGCGAAGAACTGCTTTTCCGCTATCCCAGGGAGTTGAGCGGAGGGCAGCTCCAGAGAGTCGCAATAGCCAGAGTCCTTGGCATGAAACCTGAGTTCATAGTCGCGGATGAGCCCACATCCATGCTTGACCCTCTTGTCCAGGCCCAGATCCTTTTCCTTCTCAAAAAACTGCAAACCGAGTACAGAATCAGTTTTCTATTTATCTCGCACGATATGCGGGTAGTGGAATGGATGAGTGATAAAGTCGCTTTAATGGAGGGAGGAAAAATTATCGGTTTCAGGTAA
- the nikB gene encoding nickel ABC transporter permease has protein sequence MPMWEYIAKRLAMVSIVIAGVTLVAFSAMYLAPGDPAEVIALARYGQDLSAGQIETLREAEGLDAPVHVQYLIWIGHLLRLDFGKSLVTSEDVLVEILQKLPATVELAVASLLISLLIALPAGILSALRKNTLLDNSCMFVSLVGVSVPNFWLGLLLIWLFALTLHMLPSFGYGSLKHFVLPAITLGTSLAAVTARLTRASLLEVMGQEYIVAARARGLDERTVLFRHALKNALLPVVTFAGMQFGYLLGGTVIVETIFSWPGIGKLLVDSIFARDFSMIQGCVLFIAVLFSLSSLAVDILYAVLDPRIRYDRRD, from the coding sequence ATGCCCATGTGGGAATATATAGCAAAACGCTTGGCAATGGTTTCTATCGTGATCGCAGGAGTTACGCTAGTAGCTTTTTCTGCGATGTACCTTGCTCCAGGCGACCCAGCAGAGGTTATCGCCCTTGCAAGATACGGGCAGGACCTGAGCGCAGGCCAGATCGAAACCCTTAGGGAGGCAGAAGGGCTTGACGCTCCTGTACATGTGCAGTACCTTATATGGATCGGGCATCTGCTCAGACTGGACTTTGGAAAATCGCTTGTGACATCGGAAGATGTCCTTGTCGAAATCCTTCAGAAACTGCCTGCGACTGTAGAGCTTGCAGTCGCCAGCCTGCTGATTTCCCTCCTGATCGCCCTGCCTGCGGGGATACTGAGTGCACTTAGAAAAAATACCCTTCTTGACAATAGCTGCATGTTTGTTTCTCTGGTTGGGGTTTCTGTTCCGAACTTCTGGCTTGGACTTCTCCTGATCTGGCTTTTTGCCCTTACGCTTCACATGCTCCCAAGTTTCGGGTACGGAAGCCTCAAGCATTTTGTCCTTCCTGCAATTACTCTTGGCACTTCACTGGCTGCGGTTACTGCAAGGCTGACCCGCGCAAGCCTTCTGGAAGTGATGGGACAGGAATATATTGTGGCTGCCCGTGCCAGGGGGCTTGACGAACGTACCGTCCTTTTCCGACACGCCCTGAAAAATGCCCTTTTACCTGTAGTCACATTTGCAGGAATGCAGTTCGGCTACCTTCTCGGAGGAACCGTGATTGTGGAAACCATATTTTCCTGGCCCGGCATTGGAAAACTTCTTGTTGACTCGATTTTTGCGCGGGATTTTTCCATGATACAGGGCTGCGTCCTGTTTATTGCAGTGCTTTTTTCCCTTTCCAGCCTTGCTGTTGATATTCTGTATGCAGTGCTTGACCCGAGGATAAGATATGACAGACGTGATTGA